In Companilactobacillus allii, one genomic interval encodes:
- a CDS encoding sulfurtransferase: MKKFRKSLLVIVTLILSISAFTLFTNETTVSAKSYYAQKDDTEKTEGPRVFVSPHWVNKVVNKKTDVKDYKIFEASYGNDSKFKKGHIPGAIHINTNSVESEKNEWNLVSANKIKKLLLKNGVTSNTTLIVYSTDINAASRVAFAAFWTGVNNIKVVDGGYNGWKQSDYKIQKGKSKSVKAAADFGTDVPANAKYEIKTPANFLAQQKDDPNVILASTRSWKEFTGKTSGYSYIKEKGEPKGAVYAKTSKTSADSAYLLNKNGTVKSISQIAPTWKKWGIEPTSNIDFYCGTGWRATTAFFIAYQGGWKNVHVYDGGWYAWNKAHKKDPSKYQVQVGSPRSKNVKILN; encoded by the coding sequence ATGAAAAAGTTTAGGAAATCTTTATTAGTAATTGTTACTTTGATTTTATCCATTTCTGCTTTTACGCTTTTTACTAACGAAACAACTGTTAGTGCAAAATCGTATTACGCTCAAAAGGATGATACAGAGAAGACTGAGGGACCACGTGTTTTTGTCAGTCCACATTGGGTAAACAAAGTGGTAAACAAGAAAACTGACGTAAAGGATTATAAAATTTTTGAGGCATCATATGGTAACGATAGTAAGTTCAAAAAAGGTCATATACCTGGCGCCATTCATATAAATACTAATTCTGTTGAATCAGAGAAAAATGAATGGAATCTTGTATCTGCAAATAAGATCAAAAAATTATTATTAAAAAATGGTGTTACAAGTAATACTACTTTGATTGTATATTCTACAGATATAAATGCGGCATCTCGTGTTGCATTTGCTGCATTTTGGACAGGAGTTAACAATATAAAAGTTGTTGATGGCGGATACAATGGCTGGAAACAATCAGATTATAAAATTCAAAAAGGCAAATCTAAGAGTGTTAAAGCAGCAGCTGACTTTGGTACAGACGTACCTGCCAATGCAAAATATGAAATTAAAACACCTGCTAACTTTTTGGCACAACAAAAAGACGATCCTAATGTCATTTTAGCAAGTACACGTTCATGGAAAGAATTTACTGGTAAAACTAGCGGTTATTCTTATATCAAAGAAAAAGGTGAACCAAAGGGTGCAGTTTATGCTAAAACAAGTAAAACTAGTGCAGATTCAGCATATTTATTGAATAAGAACGGAACTGTAAAATCCATTAGTCAGATTGCACCAACATGGAAGAAATGGGGAATTGAGCCTACAAGTAACATTGATTTCTACTGTGGTACAGGTTGGCGCGCAACAACAGCATTTTTCATTGCCTATCAAGGTGGATGGAAGAATGTCCATGTTTATGATGGTGGTTGGTATGCCTGGAATAAAGCTCATAAGAAAGATCCATCTAAATACCAAGTACAAGTAGGTAGTCCACGTTCTAAAAATGTTAAAATTTTGAACTAA
- a CDS encoding ABC transporter substrate-binding protein gives MRGKKIVALLLLLVPFLILGGCNKKESKSTDLPTSYSKALKDAKGQTVTYYGFGGTETQNRWIDDVVTPMMKKKGITVKRVPMDIDDILKKLTTEKEANKKTGNIDVVWINGENFYTAKKLDLLAGPLDSKLIPNMKTYISSNDPDVKRDMGTSIDKLEVPYGNAQLVMIGSKQMFNGDYPTSAEKMMDWAKENPGKLTYVAPPDFTGSAFIRNIIYETVGYDAINKAPATKKGIYKVIKPSLDYLNELKPYLWEQGKTYPKTTAQMDKMFANHQIALDFSYNQMYAATQRSDGKFTDDAHSFVFDKGTVGNYNYLAVPKTSANKAAAVVLINTMLSKEAQTQRLKLKYGAVVPPYSEGKTPQSITDKLDDASNKYGTVPMDTLSKKRIPEISGKKIPIIEDLWKEYVLNAD, from the coding sequence ATGAGGGGGAAAAAAATAGTAGCATTATTACTTTTACTAGTACCATTTTTGATTTTAGGTGGATGCAATAAGAAAGAATCAAAATCAACTGATTTGCCAACTAGTTATAGTAAAGCTTTAAAAGATGCCAAGGGACAAACAGTTACTTACTATGGATTTGGAGGAACAGAGACACAAAATCGATGGATTGATGATGTTGTTACTCCAATGATGAAAAAAAAGGGAATCACTGTAAAACGTGTACCTATGGATATTGATGATATTCTTAAAAAATTAACAACTGAAAAAGAAGCAAACAAGAAGACAGGTAATATCGATGTTGTCTGGATAAATGGAGAAAATTTTTATACTGCAAAAAAATTGGATTTATTAGCTGGTCCACTGGACAGCAAATTAATTCCAAATATGAAAACTTATATTTCTTCCAATGATCCAGATGTAAAGCGTGATATGGGAACCTCCATTGATAAATTGGAGGTTCCATATGGAAATGCTCAGTTGGTAATGATTGGTAGCAAACAAATGTTTAATGGTGATTACCCAACCAGTGCTGAAAAAATGATGGACTGGGCAAAAGAGAATCCAGGTAAATTAACATATGTTGCACCACCTGATTTTACAGGTAGTGCCTTTATTAGAAATATTATTTATGAAACCGTCGGATATGACGCTATAAATAAGGCTCCAGCTACAAAAAAGGGAATTTATAAAGTAATCAAGCCTAGTCTTGATTATCTAAATGAATTAAAACCGTACCTTTGGGAGCAGGGTAAAACCTATCCTAAGACGACCGCTCAAATGGATAAGATGTTTGCAAATCATCAAATTGCATTAGATTTTTCATATAATCAAATGTATGCTGCCACACAAAGATCGGATGGTAAATTTACAGATGATGCACATTCATTTGTTTTTGATAAAGGAACAGTTGGTAATTACAATTATTTAGCTGTACCAAAAACATCCGCAAATAAAGCTGCAGCCGTTGTTTTGATTAATACGATGCTAAGTAAAGAGGCACAAACACAAAGGCTTAAATTAAAATATGGTGCCGTTGTTCCTCCATATTCAGAAGGAAAAACACCACAGAGTATTACTGATAAGTTGGATGATGCTTCTAATAAGTATGGAACCGTTCCAATGGATACTTTATCCAAAAAGAGAATACCTGAAATATCAGGTAAGAAGATTCCAATTATTGAGGATCTATGGAAGGAATATGTCCTAAATGCTGACTAA
- a CDS encoding phosphotransferase, whose amino-acid sequence MAEQILDKIEVYLNDNKIMEKLGLLPAQSISFLAQGEYNKNFLITDQSGYSVVFRINYGSQINVAKQSRYEYQALQILYKSKHTPKPLFLDDTRNFFKHDILIEEFLPGKPLIYHRDLKMSAKILASVHNLNLDSKAYQNLKVETNICTDRLEEANQLLEPVVSSTKLKKEQINVLISLKNWCEENNADKYFSGQPLCLVNTEVNSNNFLITDNYGYLIDWEKPVISNAVQDLTQFMVETTTLWRTTEVLNSKQVEVFLTEYSKRTNQSSDLLMENINKYMPFMLLRALSWCAMLVATYDDKPIKNVEILHRCQSFLKLDFMVPLLNKYGVTF is encoded by the coding sequence TTGGCAGAACAGATTCTAGACAAAATTGAAGTATATTTAAATGATAATAAAATAATGGAAAAGCTTGGTTTATTACCAGCACAAAGTATTTCATTTTTGGCTCAAGGTGAATACAATAAAAATTTCTTAATTACTGATCAATCAGGATATAGTGTGGTATTTAGAATTAATTATGGGTCTCAGATTAATGTTGCAAAACAATCTCGTTATGAATATCAAGCTTTACAAATACTTTATAAAAGTAAACACACACCTAAACCGCTTTTTCTTGATGATACTCGCAACTTTTTTAAGCATGATATTTTGATTGAGGAATTTCTACCTGGTAAGCCTTTAATTTATCATCGTGATTTGAAGATGTCTGCCAAAATATTGGCATCTGTTCATAATTTAAACTTGGATTCTAAGGCTTATCAGAATTTGAAAGTGGAAACTAATATTTGTACTGACAGATTGGAAGAGGCTAATCAGCTATTAGAACCCGTTGTTAGCAGTACCAAGTTGAAAAAGGAACAAATAAATGTACTTATTTCGTTAAAAAATTGGTGTGAAGAAAATAATGCTGATAAATATTTCTCTGGTCAACCGTTATGTTTAGTTAATACGGAGGTTAATTCCAATAACTTTTTAATAACTGATAATTATGGATACTTAATTGACTGGGAGAAACCAGTTATTAGCAATGCTGTTCAGGATCTAACTCAGTTTATGGTTGAGACTACAACACTTTGGAGAACAACCGAAGTGTTAAATTCAAAACAAGTTGAAGTGTTTTTAACTGAGTATTCTAAAAGAACAAATCAATCATCAGATTTATTAATGGAAAATATAAATAAATATATGCCATTTATGTTACTTAGAGCCTTATCATGGTGTGCCATGTTAGTTGCTACGTATGATGATAAACCAATAAAAAATGTTGAGATACTACATAGATGTCAATCCTTTTTGAAATTAGATTTTATGGTTCCATTATTAAATAAGTATGGGGTGACTTTTTGA
- a CDS encoding DsrE/DsrF/TusD sulfur relay family protein, whose amino-acid sequence MKLGIILETKEAEKSWNAFRFAIAALKKGNSVKMFLLGEAVECENIEDKEHDTPTLMKEYKANGGEILACGTCIKARHLEDTTSCPISTMNDCVDIVEWSDKMVTF is encoded by the coding sequence ATGAAACTAGGAATAATTTTGGAAACAAAAGAGGCTGAGAAGTCGTGGAATGCTTTTAGATTTGCTATTGCGGCTTTAAAAAAAGGAAATAGCGTGAAGATGTTCTTATTAGGAGAGGCTGTAGAGTGTGAGAATATTGAAGATAAAGAACATGATACCCCTACTTTAATGAAGGAATATAAGGCTAACGGTGGAGAGATTCTTGCTTGTGGTACTTGTATAAAGGCAAGACATCTGGAAGATACAACTAGTTGTCCAATATCAACAATGAACGATTGTGTTGATATTGTTGAATGGTCAGATAAAATGGTTACATTTTAA
- a CDS encoding ABC transporter permease, translating into MKKSSRLFPFLLFVILVLMPLLVIVMLSVGRNWNYPQLLPRQISLSYFIELLFDNKELLDSLVTSIVLALGTIGLTVIIAYPTAIALGYYDFRGKKLLNILVYLPLIIPSTALLTNMDFVMIKFGLNGSYFGVISVHALFCLPYAIKLLVDNLSLINDRYEIVSRNMGASAIQTFFHITLPLSRSGLQGAVMMTYIVSMTQYLSTLLIGEGNYITLSVRMFPFTQDGKYQIAAIYGVIFMLFTLIPLYLIDFYISHSGRRVIR; encoded by the coding sequence ATGAAAAAATCGAGCAGATTATTTCCCTTCCTATTGTTCGTGATATTGGTTTTGATGCCTCTGTTAGTTATTGTCATGTTGTCCGTTGGAAGAAACTGGAATTACCCACAATTGTTACCTAGACAAATTAGTCTGTCATATTTCATTGAGCTCTTGTTTGACAATAAGGAATTACTTGACTCACTTGTAACCAGCATAGTGCTTGCACTTGGTACGATAGGATTAACGGTAATTATTGCTTATCCTACTGCAATTGCTTTAGGATATTATGATTTTCGTGGGAAAAAGTTATTAAATATTTTAGTTTATTTACCATTAATAATTCCTAGTACTGCATTGTTAACAAATATGGATTTTGTAATGATTAAGTTCGGATTAAATGGTAGTTACTTCGGAGTTATCAGTGTGCATGCGTTATTTTGTCTACCCTATGCAATAAAACTATTGGTAGACAACCTTTCTTTAATAAATGATCGATATGAAATAGTTAGTAGAAATATGGGAGCATCAGCAATACAAACCTTTTTTCATATAACTCTACCTTTAAGCAGAAGCGGTTTACAGGGAGCTGTCATGATGACTTATATTGTATCTATGACACAATATTTATCGACTCTTTTGATTGGTGAAGGTAATTATATAACTTTGTCGGTAAGAATGTTTCCATTCACTCAGGATGGTAAATATCAAATAGCAGCAATCTATGGAGTTATATTTATGCTGTTCACGTTAATACCGTTATACTTGATTGATTTTTATATATCCCATAGTGGAAGGAGAGTTATTAGATAA
- a CDS encoding TIGR04283 family arsenosugar biosynthesis glycosyltransferase, translating to MWLTIIIPIYHDDAALKHLIKRLSSWDLSGIDVLIIDGENRDRPDFLPKFVKYLNSVPNRGKQLHLGGSVARTNKLLFLHADSKFSTAPISLLKSTKVNVGFFTLRFDDNSTFFSILAFMSNLRAKKFKLIFGDQGFFVTKSLYSKVGGFPEQPLMEDWELSKRLSKVESEFVEFPISIYTSSRKYINEGKVRTFFKMQLIKILYKSGMKPSALSKVYYRRR from the coding sequence ATGTGGTTAACGATAATAATTCCAATCTATCATGATGATGCTGCGTTGAAGCACCTTATTAAGAGACTGTCATCTTGGGATTTGTCTGGCATTGATGTATTGATAATTGATGGAGAAAATCGAGATAGACCAGATTTTTTGCCCAAATTTGTAAAATATTTAAATAGTGTTCCCAATCGTGGTAAGCAGTTACATTTAGGTGGAAGTGTTGCGAGAACTAACAAACTACTTTTCCTACATGCTGATTCAAAATTCTCCACAGCACCAATTTCACTATTGAAGTCGACAAAAGTGAATGTTGGATTTTTTACACTGAGATTTGATGATAATTCTACTTTTTTCAGTATATTGGCATTTATGTCTAATTTGCGAGCTAAAAAATTCAAACTAATTTTTGGGGACCAGGGATTTTTCGTAACAAAATCGCTTTATTCAAAAGTTGGCGGTTTTCCTGAACAACCATTAATGGAAGATTGGGAATTAAGTAAACGATTATCTAAAGTTGAATCAGAATTTGTAGAATTTCCCATTTCTATTTATACAAGTTCTAGAAAGTATATAAATGAAGGAAAAGTTAGAACTTTTTTTAAGATGCAGCTTATAAAGATTCTGTATAAAAGCGGAATGAAACCAAGCGCTTTGAGTAAAGTATATTATAGAAGGAGATAG
- a CDS encoding YdjY domain-containing protein: protein MKNKRIFFGILMGFLLMVGMTFAAPTESQAAAKSSTAGLTSSKPIKYNKKKKEITILTTVNGTYFTQPTRHVIVNVDGSNGNKSLLKTNATPKEFYNDLKKVGAKAGNNLTKDSKAGKKVKGTKLSVYFVINGKRVKAEKAVQVNKKNVKNLDFRFGGNMKTNNKMKTGCVLCFDSCPVGIASGAKYGFQYGEHFTGKSSVMPKDGTKMAVVVKVK, encoded by the coding sequence ATGAAAAATAAACGAATTTTCTTTGGAATTTTAATGGGATTTTTATTGATGGTTGGCATGACATTTGCTGCACCAACTGAGAGTCAAGCTGCTGCAAAATCTTCAACTGCTGGATTAACGTCCAGCAAGCCAATTAAATATAATAAGAAGAAAAAAGAAATCACAATTCTTACAACTGTTAATGGAACTTATTTTACACAACCAACAAGACATGTAATTGTTAATGTAGATGGTTCTAATGGAAATAAGTCATTGTTGAAGACTAACGCTACACCCAAAGAATTTTATAATGATCTAAAAAAAGTTGGTGCTAAGGCAGGTAACAATTTAACAAAGGATTCTAAAGCCGGAAAGAAGGTCAAGGGAACTAAATTATCTGTTTATTTTGTAATTAATGGTAAGAGAGTCAAGGCAGAAAAGGCTGTTCAAGTTAATAAAAAGAATGTTAAAAATCTTGATTTCAGATTTGGTGGAAATATGAAGACTAATAACAAAATGAAAACAGGTTGTGTCCTTTGCTTTGATAGTTGTCCAGTAGGTATTGCTTCTGGTGCAAAATATGGTTTCCAATATGGAGAACACTTCACGGGTAAATCCAGTGTTATGCCAAAAGATGGAACAAAGATGGCAGTTGTTGTTAAGGTCAAATAA
- a CDS encoding ABC transporter ATP-binding protein, whose translation MYSLNNISQVKGKHQILDDINLKIDDDSIFAILGPSGGGKTTLLNILARIDIPTSGSFSSDEDQNPKGIMVFQDYRLFPHMTVFKNIAFGLKVNGEKKEDIRVKTNEIMKTMEIVELSKRYPDELSGGQQQRVALARAMVLMPKLLLMDEPFSSLDEGLRIEMLNFVKKLQHEFHLTIIFVTHYKMEAYMLSNKIAVLINGKIMQVDKPRNLELEPVNLSVAKFLGQANFVEGKFASEFTSKVYSGMVKFKGEIADKPNFLYLPYDNSIQLEKSDYLAFYGRISDKIWISKTEVRVTVEVNRVLLQFNLPMNSVEENQSYQFYFVNLPVVY comes from the coding sequence TTGTATTCATTAAATAATATTTCCCAAGTAAAGGGTAAACATCAAATTCTTGATGATATTAATTTAAAGATTGATGATGATAGCATTTTTGCAATTTTGGGTCCTTCAGGTGGTGGTAAAACTACACTTCTGAATATTTTGGCACGAATAGATATTCCGACAAGTGGTAGCTTTTCTAGTGATGAAGATCAAAATCCTAAAGGAATTATGGTCTTTCAGGATTATCGTCTATTTCCACATATGACAGTATTTAAAAATATTGCCTTTGGTTTGAAAGTTAATGGTGAAAAAAAAGAGGATATCAGAGTAAAAACTAATGAAATTATGAAGACTATGGAAATCGTTGAATTATCAAAGAGATATCCAGATGAGCTCTCCGGTGGTCAACAACAAAGAGTCGCATTAGCTAGAGCCATGGTTTTAATGCCCAAATTACTGTTGATGGATGAACCGTTTTCTAGTTTAGACGAGGGATTAAGGATAGAAATGTTGAATTTTGTAAAAAAATTACAACATGAATTTCATTTAACCATTATTTTTGTCACGCATTATAAAATGGAAGCTTATATGTTATCCAATAAGATTGCAGTTTTAATTAATGGGAAAATAATGCAAGTTGATAAACCCCGTAATTTGGAACTTGAACCTGTTAATTTGTCAGTAGCAAAATTTTTGGGACAAGCCAATTTCGTTGAAGGTAAGTTTGCCAGTGAATTCACATCAAAGGTTTATTCAGGAATGGTTAAATTTAAAGGTGAAATCGCTGATAAACCTAATTTTTTATACCTGCCATATGATAATTCCATTCAACTTGAAAAAAGTGATTATTTAGCATTTTATGGAAGAATAAGTGACAAAATTTGGATAAGTAAAACTGAAGTAAGAGTTACTGTTGAAGTAAATCGGGTCCTATTACAGTTTAATTTACCAATGAATAGTGTAGAGGAAAATCAAAGTTATCAATTTTATTTTGTTAACTTACCGGTGGTGTATTAA
- a CDS encoding TVP38/TMEM64 family protein — MKKVITFFAVIVIGIVIFYQTGLIDELQNVSSLQKTFQGMGFMGYFAFIILCIVTAIFMLPGGLLAIVAGIVYGGFLGGLLTVIGSTLGASISFVLGRTLLKDVIINKYGDQPTFKKIMHGVDENGVSFLILTRLVPIFPYALQSYAYALTPMKFLRFSVISGITMLPACFIYAYMASDILTQGLTLSLSIKFTIMGIILFLLTYIPKKIGRHKKMI, encoded by the coding sequence ATGAAAAAAGTTATAACATTTTTTGCCGTGATCGTTATAGGAATAGTTATTTTTTATCAAACAGGATTAATAGATGAGTTGCAAAATGTTTCCTCATTGCAAAAGACTTTTCAAGGTATGGGATTTATGGGCTATTTTGCTTTTATTATCCTGTGTATTGTTACGGCCATTTTCATGTTACCTGGTGGACTTTTGGCAATAGTTGCTGGGATTGTTTATGGAGGCTTTTTGGGAGGGCTGCTAACTGTAATTGGTAGTACTCTAGGTGCAAGTATTTCATTTGTGTTGGGTAGAACTTTGTTAAAAGATGTAATTATTAACAAATATGGAGATCAGCCAACCTTTAAAAAAATTATGCATGGAGTTGATGAAAACGGGGTTTCATTTTTAATTCTTACAAGGCTTGTTCCAATTTTTCCATATGCCTTACAAAGCTATGCATATGCATTGACACCAATGAAATTTTTGCGATTCTCAGTTATTTCTGGAATTACCATGTTACCAGCATGTTTTATATATGCGTATATGGCGTCTGATATATTAACACAAGGATTAACGTTATCGTTATCAATTAAATTTACGATTATGGGAATAATTCTGTTTCTATTGACGTATATACCCAAGAAAATAGGGCGACATAAAAAAATGATTTAG
- a CDS encoding ABC transporter permease translates to MGMKNFNLHYYFEAFKMQSFLKIFERTFLFALFSAALACFIGMCLALLFDKRNDNISKSFFKIAQLPVMLPHIFIVLALLQLISQTGLIPSLLLKLGIISKDTNFPLLVNDPFQIGIILTYLWKEIPFVIVSLVLVLRQLDNRYRLVAKNLGASTWQTFWHIYLPLIQPALMNAFIINFSFNFGSYEVPYLLGSQRQELLPVYIYDLYVQGDFSQLPLVMSLNLILSLFAIAFAGLIIFISHHISGGHNGGVK, encoded by the coding sequence ATGGGGATGAAAAATTTCAACTTGCATTATTATTTTGAAGCTTTTAAAATGCAATCATTTCTTAAAATCTTTGAACGTACATTTTTGTTTGCACTTTTTAGCGCTGCATTGGCGTGTTTTATCGGGATGTGTCTTGCTTTACTGTTTGATAAACGAAATGATAATATTTCAAAGTCGTTTTTTAAGATTGCACAATTGCCGGTAATGTTGCCACATATTTTTATTGTTTTAGCATTATTACAACTAATAAGTCAAACAGGTCTTATTCCTAGCTTGTTATTGAAATTAGGAATCATTTCAAAAGATACTAATTTTCCATTATTGGTTAATGATCCTTTTCAAATAGGAATTATTTTAACCTATTTGTGGAAAGAAATTCCATTTGTAATAGTTTCCTTGGTTTTGGTTTTGAGACAATTGGATAATAGATATCGCTTAGTTGCTAAAAATTTAGGAGCATCAACGTGGCAAACATTTTGGCACATATATTTGCCATTGATTCAACCGGCATTAATGAATGCATTTATAATTAATTTTTCGTTTAATTTTGGTTCTTATGAGGTACCTTATCTTTTAGGAAGTCAACGTCAAGAACTTCTCCCTGTATATATTTATGATTTATATGTGCAAGGCGACTTTTCACAGTTACCGTTAGTTATGAGCTTGAATTTGATTTTGTCGTTATTCGCAATTGCATTTGCAGGATTAATTATATTTATTAGTCACCATATTTCAGGCGGACATAATGGAGGGGTTAAATGA
- a CDS encoding TVP38/TMEM64 family protein produces the protein MRTRLRVLYNGIVIGIFCSLLAWKSPWLQMRIPLGWIIPVVAIVVYVCYMFYGKHLEQNWAIFRFSETSIISAVVVILLILIYGLNSLVTIFGATIREMFNAEWSLPITAGLIFGILVIWFIALGIDSYLHPVAKIVSGDKINKLTLQSKISLVVTITFLVLLVVGYYVIPGYHDFINKMSVMLAKLDIKAIRDYIESFGVWGPLISTFLMIFQSILAPLPAFILTFANAYLYGWYFGAALSWFSAMLGALLCFYIARGVGRPFAEKIVTKNALAKMDGFFDEYGNYTIIILRLLPFVSFDEVSYGAGFTDMKVGSFLIATGIGQLPATIVYSFVGGSLGGNKMMMFIALISFIILIVVSLVARKVLQNRQAKQKINVSK, from the coding sequence ATGAGAACTAGACTGAGGGTCCTTTATAACGGAATTGTGATTGGAATCTTTTGTTCTCTTCTAGCATGGAAGTCACCTTGGCTACAGATGAGGATACCACTTGGCTGGATAATACCAGTGGTCGCAATAGTTGTATACGTATGTTACATGTTCTATGGAAAACATCTCGAACAGAACTGGGCAATATTCAGATTTTCAGAAACATCAATAATTTCTGCAGTGGTAGTTATATTATTAATACTAATATATGGTTTAAATTCCCTAGTTACGATATTTGGAGCAACAATTAGAGAGATGTTCAATGCTGAATGGTCATTGCCTATTACGGCTGGACTGATTTTTGGGATTTTAGTTATTTGGTTCATAGCACTGGGAATTGACAGTTATTTACATCCGGTTGCTAAGATAGTTTCTGGAGATAAAATAAATAAACTAACACTTCAAAGTAAAATCAGTTTGGTTGTAACAATCACTTTCCTTGTTCTTTTAGTGGTTGGGTACTATGTGATTCCTGGTTATCATGACTTTATTAATAAAATGAGTGTTATGTTGGCAAAATTGGATATTAAGGCCATTCGTGACTATATTGAGAGTTTTGGTGTTTGGGGGCCATTGATTTCAACATTTCTAATGATTTTTCAATCAATTTTGGCACCATTGCCGGCGTTTATTTTGACCTTTGCTAATGCATATCTGTATGGCTGGTATTTTGGAGCTGCATTATCTTGGTTCAGTGCAATGCTAGGTGCATTACTATGCTTTTATATTGCTAGAGGTGTTGGACGTCCCTTTGCTGAAAAAATTGTTACAAAGAATGCACTTGCAAAAATGGATGGATTCTTTGATGAGTATGGAAACTATACAATAATTATTTTAAGGTTATTACCTTTCGTATCTTTTGATGAAGTGAGTTATGGGGCTGGTTTTACAGATATGAAGGTTGGCAGTTTTCTAATTGCCACTGGGATTGGCCAATTACCAGCTACTATAGTATATTCATTTGTAGGTGGTAGTCTTGGTGGAAATAAAATGATGATGTTCATAGCTTTGATATCATTCATAATTTTGATTGTTGTATCATTGGTTGCTCGTAAAGTATTACAAAATAGACAGGCAAAGCAAAAAATTAATGTCTCTAAATAA
- a CDS encoding TIGR04282 family arsenosugar biosynthesis glycosyltransferase, with the protein MTKEAYIIFSKIPEPGYVKTRLQPDLSAEESARVQLIMLNKLIRNSKELSKSMTIFFAYQGFDNLITSRFLSGLPSFIHTFPQKQGSLGMKMSSAIQNVQDQGFGHVILTGSDVPQLNSEIIYKANESLNTNNIVLGPTYDGGYYLFGTSIYNVDPYLNTDISWSTSSVLDTTINLIHESNQKLYLMPTMVDVDFKADLNKVKEYVEE; encoded by the coding sequence TTGACTAAAGAAGCATATATCATTTTTTCTAAAATTCCAGAACCAGGATATGTTAAGACACGTTTACAGCCTGATTTGTCAGCTGAAGAATCAGCACGAGTACAATTGATCATGTTAAATAAGCTAATTAGAAATAGTAAAGAATTATCAAAATCAATGACAATATTTTTTGCTTATCAAGGATTTGATAATTTGATAACTAGTCGATTCTTGAGTGGTTTACCAAGTTTTATTCATACTTTTCCACAAAAACAGGGTAGTTTAGGTATGAAAATGAGCAGTGCTATTCAAAATGTTCAGGATCAAGGATTTGGTCATGTGATTTTGACTGGAAGCGATGTTCCACAACTGAATTCTGAGATCATTTATAAAGCTAATGAATCACTAAATACAAATAATATTGTTTTAGGTCCTACCTATGATGGTGGATATTATTTGTTTGGAACTAGTATTTATAATGTGGATCCTTACTTAAATACAGATATTTCTTGGAGTACATCAAGTGTTTTAGACACAACGATTAATTTAATACATGAATCGAATCAAAAATTGTATCTGATGCCAACTATGGTAGATGTTGATTTTAAAGCTGATCTAAATAAGGTTAAAGAATATGTTGAGGAATAA